Proteins encoded in a region of the Xiphophorus couchianus chromosome 11, X_couchianus-1.0, whole genome shotgun sequence genome:
- the micu2 gene encoding calcium uptake protein 2, mitochondrial isoform X1, whose protein sequence is MASWGKFTAVFRNVVRSSRVLKTSTTFRAIGSGVLGSVVGTGGLCYYLYHHANVRNLPFAVLAEEEKLQEPAAPQLSARKVRFTQFASVMYDMEPYMTPRDFLFSVMLEQVDRKLKKRILTTQDVDKMLATASKARPGSDLFRKLGDNGLISYTEYLFLLTILTKPRTGFDIAFQMLDVDGNEQVDKKEFLTLKKIISKSKLKPPKDVAEKSAEEGAAVNTSLQAYFFGKRGDNKLKYQEFRRFMEDLQAEVQEMEFLQFSRGMDTMRREDFAEWLLHYTNEEDNEIYWENMRKKIPAGQSITFEEFKAFCLFTNNLEDFAFSMKMVTEANRPVGIAQFKRAVKIATGHELSENVLDTVFKLFDLDGDDCLSHKEFMGVMTDRVLRGLKVQQQTGISGYWKCVKRETLKGAKEALGDISCPI, encoded by the exons ATGGCCAGCTGGGGAAAGTTCACCGCCGTCTTTAGGAATGTGGTCAGGAGTTCTCGTGTTCTAAAGACTTCTACAACATTCCGTGCAATTGGTTCCGGTGTTTTGGGCTCTGTCGTTGGAACCGGGGGTCTCTGTTATTACCTCTATCACCATGCTAACGTCAGGAATTTACCCTTCGCTGTACttgcagaggaagaaaaa TTGCAGGAACCTGCAGCTCCTCAGCTGTCTGCCAGAAAGGTCCGCTTTACCCAGTTTGCCTCAGTGATGTATGATATGGAGCCCTACATGACCCCGAGGGACTTCCTGTTCTCCGTCATGCTGGAACAAGTAGATC gaaagCTCAAAAAGAGAATCTTAACAACTCAG GACGTCGACAAGATGTTGGCGACTGCCTCTAAAGCTCGTCCCGGCAGCGATCTGTTCAGAAAGCTAGGAGACAACG GTTTAATATCCTACACAGAGTATCTCTTCCTGCTGACCATCCTGACCA AGCCACGGACCGGGTTTGATATAGCTTTCCAAATGCTGGATGTGGACGGCAATGAGCAAGTGGACAAAAAAGAGTTTCTTACG CTCAAGAAGATCATCAGCAAGAGTAAACTGAAACCTCCCAAGGACGTGGCAGAG AAATCGGCAGAGGAAGGGGCGGCGGTAAACACGTCACTTCAGGCGTACTTCTTTGGAAAGAGAGGAGACAACAAGCTGAAGTACCAGGAGTTCCGCAG ATTCATGGAGGACCTGCAAGCTGAGGTCCAGGAGATGGAGTTCCTGCAGTTCTCCAGAGGCATGGACACCATGAGAAGGGAAGACTTCGCCGAGTGGCTGCTGCACTACACCAACGAAGAAGACAACGAAATCTACTGGGAGAACATGAGGAAGAAGATCCCTGCTGGTCAG AGCATCACATTCGAGGAGTTCAAAGCCTTCTGCCTGTTCACCAACAACCTGGAGGACTTTGCCTTCTCAATGAAGATGGTCACCGAGGCCAACCGTCCTGTGGGGATCG CCCAGTTTAAGCGAGCCGTGAAGATCGCCACGGGCCATGAGCTGTCGGAGAACGTTCTGGACACGGTGTTCAAACTCTTCGACTTGGACGGAGACGACTGCCTGAGTCACAAGGAGTTCATGGGAGTAATGACGGACAGAGTGCTGCGGGGCCTGAAG
- the micu2 gene encoding calcium uptake protein 2, mitochondrial isoform X2, whose product MASWGKFTAVFRNVVRSSRVLKTSTTFRAIGSGVLGSVVGTGGLCYYLYHHANVRNLPFAVLAEEEKEPAAPQLSARKVRFTQFASVMYDMEPYMTPRDFLFSVMLEQVDRKLKKRILTTQDVDKMLATASKARPGSDLFRKLGDNGLISYTEYLFLLTILTKPRTGFDIAFQMLDVDGNEQVDKKEFLTLKKIISKSKLKPPKDVAEKSAEEGAAVNTSLQAYFFGKRGDNKLKYQEFRRFMEDLQAEVQEMEFLQFSRGMDTMRREDFAEWLLHYTNEEDNEIYWENMRKKIPAGQSITFEEFKAFCLFTNNLEDFAFSMKMVTEANRPVGIAQFKRAVKIATGHELSENVLDTVFKLFDLDGDDCLSHKEFMGVMTDRVLRGLKVQQQTGISGYWKCVKRETLKGAKEALGDISCPI is encoded by the exons ATGGCCAGCTGGGGAAAGTTCACCGCCGTCTTTAGGAATGTGGTCAGGAGTTCTCGTGTTCTAAAGACTTCTACAACATTCCGTGCAATTGGTTCCGGTGTTTTGGGCTCTGTCGTTGGAACCGGGGGTCTCTGTTATTACCTCTATCACCATGCTAACGTCAGGAATTTACCCTTCGCTGTACttgcagaggaagaaaaa GAACCTGCAGCTCCTCAGCTGTCTGCCAGAAAGGTCCGCTTTACCCAGTTTGCCTCAGTGATGTATGATATGGAGCCCTACATGACCCCGAGGGACTTCCTGTTCTCCGTCATGCTGGAACAAGTAGATC gaaagCTCAAAAAGAGAATCTTAACAACTCAG GACGTCGACAAGATGTTGGCGACTGCCTCTAAAGCTCGTCCCGGCAGCGATCTGTTCAGAAAGCTAGGAGACAACG GTTTAATATCCTACACAGAGTATCTCTTCCTGCTGACCATCCTGACCA AGCCACGGACCGGGTTTGATATAGCTTTCCAAATGCTGGATGTGGACGGCAATGAGCAAGTGGACAAAAAAGAGTTTCTTACG CTCAAGAAGATCATCAGCAAGAGTAAACTGAAACCTCCCAAGGACGTGGCAGAG AAATCGGCAGAGGAAGGGGCGGCGGTAAACACGTCACTTCAGGCGTACTTCTTTGGAAAGAGAGGAGACAACAAGCTGAAGTACCAGGAGTTCCGCAG ATTCATGGAGGACCTGCAAGCTGAGGTCCAGGAGATGGAGTTCCTGCAGTTCTCCAGAGGCATGGACACCATGAGAAGGGAAGACTTCGCCGAGTGGCTGCTGCACTACACCAACGAAGAAGACAACGAAATCTACTGGGAGAACATGAGGAAGAAGATCCCTGCTGGTCAG AGCATCACATTCGAGGAGTTCAAAGCCTTCTGCCTGTTCACCAACAACCTGGAGGACTTTGCCTTCTCAATGAAGATGGTCACCGAGGCCAACCGTCCTGTGGGGATCG CCCAGTTTAAGCGAGCCGTGAAGATCGCCACGGGCCATGAGCTGTCGGAGAACGTTCTGGACACGGTGTTCAAACTCTTCGACTTGGACGGAGACGACTGCCTGAGTCACAAGGAGTTCATGGGAGTAATGACGGACAGAGTGCTGCGGGGCCTGAAG